The Apium graveolens cultivar Ventura chromosome 3, ASM990537v1, whole genome shotgun sequence sequence TGTCTATATTCCTGGAAACATTTAGAGCATTTCCTTCAATCCGTACTCGATTACTACCAAATCTTTTCGCAACATGTAATCCATCGGAAGCTACCTCCACCACATTAACCTCCCAAGTTATTTCTGACCTCCTTACAGCAGTCCATAGTATGTGTCCATCTATGCTCCTTGCTTGCTCCCAAACATTAGTTGCTTCCCGCTCGTAAGAATAGATAAATCTCTGAAAAGCTAATTTTAAGATTGTTTCTGTTGAATTACTCACTTTTATTTCATCAGATTCGTTTAAATTGCTTTTGGTCTAGAAGAAAAATATCCGGTTCCGGACACATTCTTGCATTATAGTATGTCAAAATTTGAAACTTTGAGGAAGTAGTAGTTTTATATATGTTTTcacaaaatatatatatcagtCATTACTTAATTGAATCAAATGTATGCTTTCTTGTTCTGTGCGTGCCTCTTGGTATTTCAAGATATTTGCTCTGTAATTTTATTTCCTGGAAGACAGTGTGCAGTTAAATGCATGCACTTAATCTGGTAATCTCAAGATCTTCTCTAAGAGTAAGTCTTCAGGTTTTGCCACTTACAATACGAAGTATAAATAATTGAATATTAAAATCTCAGAAGAATTGTATGTACTCTGATGTCACAGGGAAATGAAAAATCTGTTAAAATTTAGTTAGAACTAAAACCAAGTATTGCCTCTGGTTTCTGTGTTATAACATTGGgttttcttctttcttttattttcttgTATAAAATTGATGTTTCCGTAACTGTATGGAATGCTTAGACTGCCATAGCATGTTAAGTGTTAGCTTGGAATAATATCACTTTACTTTCTAGGTCAGTTTTTATACTTCTTACCAGCTCCCAAACTTTATCTGGTAGAAGGGAAGGagaatgatttaaaaataatttatccAGTATTCTAATTGGTGAAAATTGATTTTTCCTGCATAAAATACCTCTTTATATTTTACttcacctatatatatatatattgctgATGATGTTGAACATAGCCTACAGTCCCCACTTTCTTATATGGAGCAGCTCATGGAGAGGGAAAATCACTTGCTTCAATTAGGAGGGATCTGGGGTATTTCAAGCCTAATGTTCGTGGGAACCTGTGGGTAGGTGGCCTGCAGTCAGAAGTTCTGCCGCTGATGCCAGATGAAGGTCCAACTCAAGCAGTTGAAGCAAAAGGGGTTGTTGTAATTGGAGCTACTAGATGGGTCGATAACTACAACATCCCAGTCCACTCCAGTGATATTGCAGCTGTTCGTAGAATTGCTAAGAGAGTAAGTGGAAGAGGAGGTGGACTTCCTTCAGTGCAGTCTATGGCACTTGTTCATGACAGTGTAATAGAGGTGGCTTGTAACTTGTTGGAGCCAACTAAAGTTGGTGGTAATCAAGTTCAGCATGAAGTAGAAGCGCTTGCAGGGGAAGAGGGCATGACAGTCGGTAAGGGATATTTTACTGATTTTTCGCAGGAAcaaattattgaaaaatatttgaAATCGGGTTATCATTAACAGATAGTGGAAACAAAACAGTCTTTACGGACAAAGTTATTAATTTATCTTCCCATGTAACAGAATTATCATCCTTGCTCTTATTTAGTTGCCAGAATATAAATTTGAACTTGGCTATTCCATGAAATTTAAAGATCCTCAATATTCATCCGAAAATTTGAATCTGCTCTTTCCTCAAGAATGTGTCTCAGATTCTGTTAACCGAAAGGAGGACCAATTCCATGATCTTCCAAATTTAAGAAATGGAGTGCACTCACTGAAGTTTGGAGCTTGTTGACTGAAAATTTGAGACTCTGTTTTGTTGTCTGCAGAGAAACTGGCAAGTCCTGCTTATTGATGAATGATGAGTCAAATTCATTGAGAGCAATCTCATCTCAGCATAGATGTGATCACTGGTGTGGAGATTATGACTTTATGTTGTTTAATGTTTAGTCCCTGTAATGAAACTATGAAAGTATGAAACATGATATGAAAATTCAAAACCTGAATTTACCACATTTCCCACAACCTGCATTTAGAAAGAAACGAGTGAGTAGTATATTACATCAAATTATCACATCAACCGAGTAAGAACTCCTTGACAAGTTGAAAGACAAGAAACTAGGTATATACAAACAAACATTAAAACTTGAAAGTTGTTTTAAGTGCCTTGAAATTATAAATAGGTCCAATTAACATGCTATTGTACGGGTTACCATAATTTTCCAGATTATTTTCAATACAGGTTATTTAAGCTTTTTTGTTATAAATTAACTAGTATATAAAGCCGCGTTTCATGGCGAACTTtaaattttttatgaattttgatatgaaataatattacaatttagataaaaattaATTTGAGCGTTATTCCGTAAAAACAATACTGATCAAAAAATTATGATAGTAGAAAAACAGACAATTTCTGTTTTGAATATAAAACTTTGTCTAATTCGAATATACTTGTCTTGTATAAAATCAAAAACctgttttattataaatatgataataTTTTATAGTTCGATTAGGATGCATACAGcaagaattatatatatatattttgtaaaTATGATGTACACAATATTTGTCTGGATGGCATCTCTTTTCTCTCAAAAATCTTCCAATGTTTTAGCCATCTCTTTTAAATTTTAGGGGAATCGATAAAGAAATTTAAGTTGAAGGTTCTTGAGCCCtgaatatttaaatataaaaaaaaatatgtagATATATATTATATTCTTCCAAAGATCAATCTTTGTTTAGGTGACTCATGGTCATGAAGAAGCTCCATTTATCTCCTCAAGACCATCATGAAATGGCGCAAGAAAAAAACAGGCATTCCTAGCTTGCAAGCTAGTTAGGATGGAGTCTTGATTGAGGATGAGAACATATAGCCAAAGGTACGGCGCAAGAACTAAAGATTAGTGAAAATTAactataactttattttattttttctctAGAACTAATATAAATTAGCTAGTAAGAGGATTATGCAGTCCCACTGTAGTATTAGATCCAGGTGATTTTACTAATTAGTTTGTACATTAGAATGTGGTTAGATAGTTTCTAGATATATAATGTGCCAATATATATTCTCTCTGTCCTGTCCAATTGTATAGTGTATACAGTTTTTTTCGATacttgacacgcattttaaggttttataatttatttttgagaattttttttACGAAACTATATTTTAAAAGAGCCGTAAAATGCGTGCCGAGCCCGTCCCCGATGTATACAACCTAGGGGGACAGAGGGAGTACTAATTAGTCTGTACACGGATCACAATTTTTATTTGTTAACCACACTAGTTATGTGCACTTCAACTAATCATCTAGAGGGATATCACAGGTGGTAAGTTCCTGAAGTACTAATCTCAACCAGATGGGCATATTGTTGGTACTTTAAGCCGTGCATTCCTAAATTGTTGGTGCAGCCCTGCATTCCTAAATTGTTGATCGATTTAGGAAATTATAATATGAAACAATTAAAAGACCAAAATTTGAAGTTCAGGCTTCAGGGGGTCATCTAGGTCCACCCCTAATGATATACCTGTACTTGTTTTTCTATGTCCATAGAGGAGTACGGAGTACCATATTCATAGTTATTTACATGTGTGTGTGCAGTGTGTGTGtgcagtgtgtgtgtgtgtgttttgttgTTGCTATTGGTACTTCGTAGCTAGGATGGTTTCTACTCCACCGGCGTTTGAAGCGCAAGATTTTGTACATGTGGGTTCGATTAAGATTTGAAAAGTAGTTTTTCTATACTATCTTAGGAAGAAATTGTAAGGACCCTTATTATATACTAACACTCGCCCTGCAGCGGAAGACCTACCACACCACTAGCTAGCTAGACAATGGCAGGACTGAGCTTATGCAGTTTGGAAAGAACGATAATTCCACATGGCTGGGCTGTCCAGACTTTAGTGTTTATCAAGTATCAAGGTAGAGTCACGGTAGCCTCACATACTTCTGAAATTTCTTCTTCTGTGATTTAGTCTGTTCTTATTTGTAGAAGAATGTATTTTTATGTGTAGACATGTAGTCCTCTCTACTACTCTAGAACTATAAAAATGGAGGAGATGGAGCTGGTTCTTTGTCCTTGTTGCATCCGCGAGTTATATATTGATAATACTAATAACCTTAATTTATCATATAAATCTAAACATCTTCTACATGTATACAGAATAAAAACAAAATCTGCAAGATCAACCAATCTATACGgtgcatgtgtgtgtgtgttttgatGGCTGCAGTATCATATGTACATGCACATTTGAAGCACATAAAAGTTCCTTGTATATAGTTTGGTCCGAGAAAGGGAAGGGATGATCATTTCTGCAGCACTACTCTCACGGTCTCACCGGCTCTCTTGTTTGATGGTGCTTTGTTCAAGTGTATGTCCCACAACATCTTAGTAAGAAGACAGAACAACACTTTTTCTTTAGTGCTAACCTAGCAGTGAATGGTTACTTATAACCTGTATCAAAGTACCCTATATATAGTAAATTAGCTGTGAAAGAATGGTTTTTTCAATAAACCTCCCCCGCCCTTATGTCATTTATgttattttccttttttttcaCATTTACAAATCCCAATTACCCTGTATACCCCTATTATATATGTGacaatatatatatgtatgtcaCTACTATTATGATAGATATACACTTGGATCCTCAACTCTTTCCGGGTCATGCAATAAAGCCAAAATAATGAAGAACATCACCCCTATGATCTCATTTTTCTCCACCTAAAAATCCTTTTAAAAAAACCGTAGTAAGAAAGTTTGGAGTTTTCCAAACTCCTTTTAGAAAAATCGTACTAAGAAAGTTTGGAGTTTTACTAATTTTGTAACGCTTAACGCTTCCCAAGCCAACTCATATTTATCGCCAAAATCAAAAGCAAAACCAAAACTCCCCCTCTTTCGCTATATAAAACCCTcctctctccatctctcttccTTTTAAACATTTCGTCTTGCCACCAAAGGCTCCTCGTCGAGAATTCCTCTATCAGCGTTCAACTTTTCAAGGTTCATTCCCAATCTTTTTCTACATATAATAACATATATGCAATTCATTATTCTATATCTACTACTACATATAAGTCTTGTCGCACTCATTAATTTTTAATTTGCTATTGTACTCATTTATTATGTGGTCCTAATTGAGATTTTTGTTTAATTGCTAAATAACTTTTATGGGTGGTAATTGATTTGTTGCCCTAAACAGAGTTTTCGACGGAGAGAATGGAGATTAACGGCACAGCGGCGGCGGTGGCGACAAGAGAGTTAATGATTAGCGACGGCACGACGGAGAAAGAGTCAATGTTTAGCGACGAAGAGGTGAAAGACATAATCGGATTCAAAATAATAGGCGGCCGCGATTATATCGAGGTCACTTGTGGGTGCACTAGCAAAATTTATGGTGATGCGGTCGGGACTCTTAGGGTTTACCTTAACGGCAATCTTGAAATCAAATGTGACTGCACTCCCGGCTGTGATGAAGgttataatttttttgttatatggATTAAAATTGTCTTTATTATATAGAATGATAGTCTTTCAGCAATTAAACCTTTGCATGCCTCTATTTTATGTGAATTTCATTATTCTTCTGTTATGATTGTTTTTGTACAATTTTTTCCTTCCTTTCATTGTCCGAGACAATATTTTTTCATGTCTTTTGAGTTGTAGATAAACTTGTATATGCATACATATATTTGTTTAGGTGAATAGGTTCTTCAAACATAGAAAGACCAAGGCATAGAAAGACCAAGAAAACAATGTAGTCTACATAAGATGTCACCATTCCTCAGTACTAGTCTCATTCCTCATTTAAATTGTGGCAGAGTATGTTATTTTTATACCATTTTGTTTGTGTTTCTTATGGTTAGAGGTAACACATTTGCATTAATTCACATTTATATTTTAAATGATTAAAACATCTGTAAATATGGTTTCAAAAGTACACATCTGATCTGGAAACTTATTGATGTTTCTAAAAGGTTCTAAAATTAGCTCTGATTTGCTTTATGCATATTGTACACATCATATCTAATTAATTGAGTATTGGAATTCTACAAAAAAATTTATTGATTTGAAATTCAAATACAAAAGTGTTTGACAAAAAAATACATTTTCTCAATACTTACATTGTTAGACTGTTATCTCCAATTAAGTAGCCAGCATGCCTAGTAGGTTCAAAATTCTTTATTTGATATCATGACTATCAGGGATAAAAAATGTGCCTCTAATATGTATCTGTATTCTGTTAGTATTATGATTAATGACTCTGAATTCTGATTAATTATTATGTCTACTAGTCtaacaaatatataaaaaaaaaattacacatttTCTTCTGAATAGTATTTCCAATATTGTTTGATAACTATATGTATTCTTTAACTATTTGGTATCTATCATTAACAGACAAACTAAGCCCAGCTGAATTTGAGAAACATTCTGGAAGAGAAACAACCAGAAAGTGGACGAGAAACGTGTGGGTTTCAGCTAATGGAAAGAAGGTTCCGCTGGTAAGGACTGAGCTTCTGAAGTACTACAATCGAGCAAAAAGAGCATACAGATCTCGAACTGGGAAAGTTGGTCATCATGATGAATTTGTTCGTTGTACTGTATGTGAAAAGCAACGTAGGTTCCGTCTGCGCAACAAAGAGGAGTGTCGGGATTATCATGATGCTGCAAGGAATGTGAACTGGAAATGTTCGGACACTCCTGGTGCAAGGTCTGTTTATTTGCATATAACAAAGTGTGCATCATAATTTCATCAATATTTACTACCAGATTTATAATTTCATCTCTTTTTTGATAGTTTTTCTAACTGCTTATTGTGCTTAGGTGTATTAACATGAACAAGTTTTTATTGTTTGTTTTTGACATTTTGTTGCTTGTGTTtcaacatgttaacataatattaTTAATCCTCTTTCTTCTCGATCCAGAGTGCAATGCAGTGATGAGCAAGAACGATCTACTCGAAGGGTGTACCATGGCTGTTCCCGCTCCCAAACATGCAAAGGTTGTACTTCCTGTGTGTGTTTCGGATGTGAGAACTGCCGTTTCCCAGATTGCGATTGTCAGACTTGCATTGATTTCACAAGGAACGAGAAGAACTAGCTACCTCCAGACTAAGATCCAGAAACTGCTGCTGACATCCTAGTACCCATCTTTTCTAGAACTTCAGTCATAGTTTTGTAGTTCTGTTCATCTTGCTAGCTTCGAGACTAGAATCTTAAATTTTTCTCCAGACATCCTAGCACCTGTCTTTTCTAGAACTTAGATCATATTTATGTACTTGTGTTGATGTTAACTGTTTTGCCAGAGGAGCAGCTCTGGCTATCTTTATATCTATCTATTAGACTTCCAAAACACATAACTCCATTAAGCTCTTATCTTCTTGAACTTTATCATGAACTAAGCAACACATATCACATGTTTACAACTTTTGAGCTGTTGTCAAACATTTGCATAACACATATTAGTAACTTACGCTATTGAGTATAACCAACTCTACCGTTTGGATGTTTGGGATACTTGCAAAAGTTACTAATCGTTATTGGGCTTCCTAATTTTCTACGTATACGATGATTGGATTATAAACTTTCTTGAATGAAGGAACTTATTGCTCCGACAATTATATTTTGATACAATTCATTCACGTATAACATGTTTATTGTAAAAAAATAGAGCTCATGTTTTAGCTTAAATCCAGAAAGATATAGGACTTTTGTAAATAAAAAAACGTTAGCTTACGGGATACTTAACGCGTTAGTTAAGGCATTACAGGATGATATAGTAACGTCGTAAATAAAATAGCCCATACAATCTCATTTATAGACCCAGTTTTGCAAACTTACCCCACCCATTTCCGCATTTCCTATTCATTCttgattattttttttaataaactgATAATTCAGTTTCTAGCTGACACAATTATAAACTGAAAATATGAAGCTTATCTATATCTTCATTAATGGAAACTAAGAACACACAGTGTTTACatgttgaagatgaagaagagAATACAATGATGAATCTAGAATAGTATCTTAACCAGTAAGCTAACATAATGAAAATGGAGggtacatatatatataacaaactTGTACAGGCTGTCTATTTACTAACTAACTTGCCACCTCAGCATCCTTGACACCTGTAGCCTCATCATTGTGTTGCTTAGTCGGAGCAGTACTGTGTATAACATCCCCCCTCAAGATAGGGAGAAAAGATTAAGAACACCTATCTTGGACTGAAGAAATGACAGTTGATACGAAGGCAAGGCTTTAGTAAACATATCTGCTGGTTGAGTTTTAGTTGAAACATAAGCAGGTGAAACCAAGCCCGATTGAAACTTATCACGAACAAAGTGACAATCTATGTCAATATGTTTTGTCCGTTCATGGAAAACAGGGTTTCTGGCTATATGCATAGCCGAATTGTTGTCACAATAAAGAGGAATAGGTGTGGACGAAGGGGAGTGAAGAATCTGTAAGAGAGAGACCAGCCAAACAACCTCACAACATGTATCGGCCATGGCACGATATTCAGACTCAGCAGAAGATCGAGAGACAGTGGATtgtttcttgcatttccaagaaaCTAAAGATGAACCCAACATGATACAATAACCAGTTAGCGAACGACGAGACTCAGCACACCCACCCCAATCAGAGTCACTATATGCAGTTAACTGGAGGGAAGGATTAGCACTGAAGAAGAGCCTTTGACCAACAGTGCCTTTAAGGTACTTGACCATCTTATATGCAGCTTGCAAATGATCTTGACGAGGAGAAGAGATGAACTGTGACAACACATGAACACCATATGACAGATCAGGTCTAGTGATTGTCAAGTAGAGAAGGCGAGCAACCAGCCTCCTGTAAATAGCAGTATCAGCAGCTGTTAAAGGGGAAGAAGTGTTCTCGATAAGTTTGTGATTCTGCTCAATGGGAACCACAGAAGGTTTAACCCCAGTCATACCAGTGTATGCAAGAATATCTAAAGCATACTTTCATTGATTAAGAAAGATACCAGATGTAGAACGAGCCAACTCAAGTCCCAAAAAATATTTCATGGGCCCAAAGTCTTTGATTTTAAACTTATAGTGTAAGAAGGTTTTGACTTGAGTGATTAAAGTAGAGGAATTGCCGGTGAGTAAAATATCGTCCACGTACACTATAACCACCACAAATTCAGTCCCATGCTTGAGAGTGAAAAGACTGTGATCACAGGCTGTTTGTAGAAAACCAAATTCCAGTAGAGCTTCTTCCAGTTTCTTATTCCAGACACGAGGAGCCTGTTCAAGTCCATATATCGACTTCCGCAATCGACATACCAATTCTACACCAGAAGGGAACTTAACACCAGAAGTAGATAAATGCTGAAACCCGGGAGGTAATTTCATATAGATTTCTTCAGCTAAGACACCATGAAGGAAAACATTATTGACATCCATCTGATGAATATGCCAATTATATTTGGCAGCCAAGGCTAGAACAACTCTAACTGTTGTCATTTTCGCAACTGGAGCGTATGTTTCAAAGTAATCAACTCCTATGGTTTGAGTAAAACCTTTAGCCACAAGACGAGCTTTATACTTATCAAGCTGGCCATCAGTTGTATATTTAACCTTAAAGAGCCATTTACAGTCTACAATGTTCTTATTTTGAGGTTTAGGAACAATGTCCCAAGTGTGGTTGGCCTCAAGAGCACTGATTTCAGAAAGCATAGCATCTGCCCAAGGTTTATGTATGACAGCTTGTTTATAAGTATATGGTACAGAAATGTTGGTGATATTGGCCAGAAATTTATTATGTGAGGGAGTAAAAACATGATAAGATACATACTTGTGAAAGGGATGAAGATACATGGAAGAAGAAGTTGTAGACTCAGGGATTGAATTTAATGTTGCTGGTAAACCTGTAAAATCCCTAAATTTAGCTGGAACACTTCTATTTCTAACAGGTCTAGAAGAGTGAGTATTATCAGGAGAGGTGGAAGACTGAACTGGAACAGTAGGATAAGAACCAGTATCAAGAGTAACAGAAGGAAACTGAACTGGAGTATCTGTATAGGAAGGATCAGCAGGAAATAGAGGAGTAAATGAATTATTTGtttcagaaaaatcagaaaaaggaaACAGATTTTCAACAAATATAACATCTCTTGAGATGTAGCATTTCTTAGTAGCAAGATGCATAACCCTATACCCTTTCTTACCAAACGGATAACCCAGAAACACACATTTGAGACCTCTGGGATTAAATTTATCAGGAGGAGAGTGAACATTTGCTATATAACACAGACATCCAAATACCCTGAGATAAGTATAATCAGGAACTTTACCAAATATCACTTCATAAGGTGACTTAAAATTTAATTGTTGAACAGGTAAACGGTTGATCAAATGAACAGCAGTTAGAATAGAGTCACCCCAGAAAGACTTAGGCAATTTAGATTGAATCATTAAAGTTCTAGCAACATTTAGAATGTGCTTATGCTTCCTTTCCACCACCCCGTTTTGTTGAGGGGTGTAAGGACAGGAGGTTTGATGAACAATGCCAACAGATTGAAAGAATTGTTGTAAAGACTGATTAATAAATTCAGTCCCATTGTCTGATCTGACTATTTTAATGGTGATATCAAACTGTGTTTTGATAAGAGTAACAAAATTTTGCAACAATAATGACACTTGAGACTTGTCTGATAAAAGATATACCTAAGTGCATTTAGAGCATTCTTCAACAATTATAAGAAAACGATTACAATGACCATGAGTGTGATGTTTGTAAGGACCCCATAAGTCACAATGTATAATACCAAACAACTCAGAATTAGAAGATGTACTATCATGAAATGGTAATCTCTGATGTTTAGCCAACAAACATACATCACAAGTGGTGAACAAAGATTGGTCAACAGAAGGAATAACATACACTTTATTTAACACTATAGCAGCAGGGTGCCCAAGTCTAGAATGCCAGATATGAGCTTTAACAGAAGGAACAGTGTGCACTCTAGAACAAAGGTGCAAAACAGAAGAAGCAACATCAGATGAAGACAAGTGAAGATTGTAAAGACCTTCATCTGCTTT is a genomic window containing:
- the LOC141711534 gene encoding formiminotransferase cyclodeaminase-like protein isoform X3 → MLKMMLGCSKVYISESRNKAALALIEKAVEKFPEAVIINKFEDDTYNRVGYTLVSKLAPVPLSDSCHLKNAVFAMVKAALEAIDLGLHQGSHPRLGVVDHICFHPLASATLDQIAGTAKSVAAEVGSSLQVPTFLYGAAHGEGKSLASIRRDLGYFKPNVRGNLWVGGLQSEVLPLMPDEGPTQAVEAKGVVVIGATRWVDNYNIPVHSSDIAAVRRIAKRVSGRGGGLPSVQSMALVHDSVIEVACNLLEPTKVGGNQVQHEVEALAGEEGMTVEKLASPAY
- the LOC141711534 gene encoding formiminotransferase cyclodeaminase-like protein isoform X1; the encoded protein is MLKMMLGCSKVYISESRNKAALALIEKAVEKFPEAVIINKFEDDTYNRVGYTLVSKLAPVPLSDSCHLKNAVFAMVKAALEAIDLGLHQGSHPRLGVVDHICFHPLASATLDQIAGTAKSVAAEVGSSLQVPTFLYGAAHGEGKSLASIRRDLGYFKPNVRGNLWVGGLQSEVLPLMPDEGPTQAVEAKGVVVIGATRWVDNYNIPVHSSDIAAVRRIAKRVSGRGGGLPSVQSMALVHDSVIEVACNLLEPTKVGGNQVQHEVEALAGEEGMTVECVSDSVNRKEDQFHDLPNLRNGVHSLKFGAC
- the LOC141711534 gene encoding formiminotransferase cyclodeaminase-like protein isoform X2, with product MLKMMLGCSKVYISESRNKAALALIEKAVEKFPEAVIINKFEDDTYNRVGYTLVSKLAPVPLSDSCHLKNAVFAMVKAALEAIDLGLHQGSHPRLGVVDHICFHPLASATLDQIAGTAKSVAAEVGSSLQVPTFLYGAAHGEGKSLASIRRDLGYFKPNVRGNLWVGGLQSEVLPLMPDEGPTQAVEAKGVVVIGATRWVDNYNIPVHSSDIAAVRRIAKRVSGRGGGLPSVQSMALVHDSVIEVACNLLEPTKVGGNQVQHEVEALAGEEGMTVGKGYFTDFSQEQIIEKYLKSGYH
- the LOC141711535 gene encoding protein ULTRAPETALA 1-like isoform X1; translated protein: MAGLSLCSLERTIIPHGWAVQTLVFIKYQEFSTERMEINGTAAAVATRELMISDGTTEKESMFSDEEVKDIIGFKIIGGRDYIEVTCGCTSKIYGDAVGTLRVYLNGNLEIKCDCTPGCDEDKLSPAEFEKHSGRETTRKWTRNVWVSANGKKVPLVRTELLKYYNRAKRAYRSRTGKVGHHDEFVRCTVCEKQRRFRLRNKEECRDYHDAARNVNWKCSDTPGARVQCSDEQERSTRRVYHGCSRSQTCKGCTSCVCFGCENCRFPDCDCQTCIDFTRNEKN
- the LOC141711535 gene encoding protein ULTRAPETALA 1-like isoform X2, which translates into the protein MEINGTAAAVATRELMISDGTTEKESMFSDEEVKDIIGFKIIGGRDYIEVTCGCTSKIYGDAVGTLRVYLNGNLEIKCDCTPGCDEDKLSPAEFEKHSGRETTRKWTRNVWVSANGKKVPLVRTELLKYYNRAKRAYRSRTGKVGHHDEFVRCTVCEKQRRFRLRNKEECRDYHDAARNVNWKCSDTPGARVQCSDEQERSTRRVYHGCSRSQTCKGCTSCVCFGCENCRFPDCDCQTCIDFTRNEKN